The region TCCTAATCCGCCCGCGAAAGCGCCTTTGCCGCAACCCACACCTCCGCCATCCGATGACGACGAGGTCATCAAAGTCGATACCGACATCGTAAACGTCCTTTTCACTGCACAAGATCGAAATAAACGCTTGCTAACGAGTCTTAAACAAGAAGACGTAAAGATATTCGAAGACGGCAAACAGCAGGAGATCACTACATTTTCACGGCAGATCGATCTGCCGCTGAGTCTCGCAATTTTGATCGATGTCAGCGCTTCGCAGGAAAGAACGCTGCCGGAAGAAAAGGCTGCGGCAATTTCGTTCCTCGAAACAGTCGTCCGGCCGTCAAAAGATGAAGTTTCGGTAGTTTCATTTACTGGCGAATCGACTCTCGAACAGGGAATGACAAACAATATGCAGCGCCTGCGGCGTGCGATCGAAAAGGTGCGTTTTATTCCACCATCGGGCTACATTGGCGGCGGCGTTATTGCCGGAACTCCGCCGATCTCGGGCGATAATCAGGCAACCCAAGGTTCAACCGCGATTTGGGACGCAATTTGGGTTACATCTGACGAGATCCTCGGTCCGGCACCGGAAAGAACCCGTCGCGCGATCATCCTGCTATCCGACGGCGTCAACACTTACGGAAAAAAGAAATTGGACGAAGCTGTTCAGGCAGCTTTGCGATCGGAAGCAATCATTTATTCGGTTGGAATCGGAGATAATTTTTACAGCGGCGTCGATAAAGGCTCGCTAAACAAAATTTCTGAGCGGACTGGTGGCCGTGCATATTTTCCGCGCGACGAACGCGAGCTTCGTGATGCGTTTGCACAGATTCAGGAAGAGATGCGTTCGCAATATCTGATCGCCTACGAGCCCACGAATCAAAACCGCGACGGTTCCTATCGCAAGATCGAGATCCAACTAACAAACTCTCAATTGCAAAAAGATAAAGTAAAGGTCACGCACCGGCAGGGCTATTTCGCAAAATCCGCGCCTAAGAAATGACTTGTTTTCTAAACAAACATTTTTCCCGGATTTAGTATGCCGTTCGGATCAAAAACCTTTTTGATCTGCTTCATTATCTCTAGCGTCGGGCGGTCGATTGCGTAATTCAAATATGGAGCCTTTACATAACCGATACCATGCTCGCCAGAGATCGTGCCGCCGAGAACGACCGCAAGTCGGAAAGTCTCGGCAACGCATTTGCGGGCACGATCTATGGATGCCTGATCTTCGCGGTCGCACATAAAATTGACGTGGATGTTACCATCGCCTGCGTGGCCGAAATTGGCGACAAATGTGTTGTGACGTTTACCGATCTCCTCGATCTTTGCGACAAGCTCCGGAACCTTTGAACGAGGCACCACAACATCCTCGTTAATCTTGAGAGTGCCGTATTTCATCAGAGACGGCGAGATCGCGCGGCGAACATCCCACAACTTATCTTCCTCTTCTTTTGACTGAGAACGCATAATGTCAAAGCCGCCGTTCTCACTTATGATCTGCTCGATGGTCCTGGCATTTTTTGCGACCTCTTCTTTTGAACCGTCCACCGCAACGAGCAAGATCGCCTTCGCGTCTTTCGACAATCCAAACGCAAAGTTGCCTTCGACCGCTT is a window of Chloracidobacterium sp. DNA encoding:
- a CDS encoding VWA domain-containing protein, which gives rise to MLFSRIRSFAFFAAAFLFVGLIGLSVANAQQTPPNPPAKAPLPQPTPPPSDDDEVIKVDTDIVNVLFTAQDRNKRLLTSLKQEDVKIFEDGKQQEITTFSRQIDLPLSLAILIDVSASQERTLPEEKAAAISFLETVVRPSKDEVSVVSFTGESTLEQGMTNNMQRLRRAIEKVRFIPPSGYIGGGVIAGTPPISGDNQATQGSTAIWDAIWVTSDEILGPAPERTRRAIILLSDGVNTYGKKKLDEAVQAALRSEAIIYSVGIGDNFYSGVDKGSLNKISERTGGRAYFPRDERELRDAFAQIQEEMRSQYLIAYEPTNQNRDGSYRKIEIQLTNSQLQKDKVKVTHRQGYFAKSAPKK